In Schlegelella aquatica, one DNA window encodes the following:
- a CDS encoding S1C family serine protease, with protein sequence MRKTWLIFSQAVTVAVAALFVVATLKPEWLHRSPGSVVPTISINEAPPVPAVAAPSSYAAAAKRAAPAVVNIATSKAPERNPHLDDPWFRFFFGDQPSQPQMGLGSGVIVSPQGYVLTNNHVIEGADDIEVMLSDGRKTSGTVVGTDPESDLAVLKIELDKLPAITFGDSDSLQVGDVVLAIGNPFGVGQTVTSGIVSALGRNRLGINTFENFIQTDAAINPGNSGGALVDAAGNLMGINTAIYSRTGGSMGIGFAIPATTARQVMEALIKDGHVTRGWIGVEPQDLTPEMAETFNLPVKEGVLITGVLQGGPAHRAGVRPGDIVVSVAGKEVTNTAQLLNAVAALKPDSTAPIVVQRGKEKLELQVRVAERPTMARRGR encoded by the coding sequence ATGCGCAAGACCTGGCTCATTTTCTCGCAAGCCGTGACAGTGGCTGTGGCGGCGTTGTTCGTCGTCGCCACCCTCAAGCCGGAGTGGCTGCACCGCAGCCCCGGCAGCGTGGTGCCGACCATCTCGATCAACGAAGCGCCCCCGGTGCCGGCCGTGGCGGCGCCCAGCAGTTACGCAGCCGCGGCCAAACGGGCGGCGCCGGCGGTCGTCAACATCGCCACCAGCAAGGCGCCCGAGCGCAACCCTCATCTGGACGACCCCTGGTTTCGCTTCTTCTTCGGCGACCAGCCCTCGCAGCCGCAGATGGGACTGGGTTCGGGCGTGATCGTGTCACCCCAAGGGTATGTGCTCACCAACAACCATGTCATCGAGGGGGCGGACGACATCGAGGTGATGCTGAGCGACGGCCGCAAGACGAGCGGCACGGTGGTCGGCACCGACCCGGAGTCGGACCTCGCCGTGCTCAAGATCGAGCTGGACAAGCTGCCCGCCATCACCTTCGGCGACTCGGACTCCCTGCAGGTCGGCGACGTGGTGCTCGCGATCGGCAATCCCTTCGGCGTCGGCCAGACGGTGACCTCCGGGATCGTGAGTGCGCTGGGGCGCAACCGGTTGGGCATCAACACGTTCGAGAACTTCATTCAGACGGATGCGGCGATCAACCCCGGCAATTCGGGAGGAGCGCTCGTCGATGCCGCCGGCAACCTCATGGGCATCAACACCGCCATCTACTCGCGCACCGGCGGCAGCATGGGGATCGGCTTCGCCATTCCCGCCACAACGGCCCGGCAGGTGATGGAAGCGCTGATCAAAGACGGCCACGTGACGCGCGGCTGGATCGGCGTGGAGCCGCAGGATCTGACGCCCGAGATGGCCGAGACCTTCAACCTCCCGGTCAAGGAAGGCGTGCTCATCACCGGCGTGCTGCAAGGCGGCCCGGCCCACCGGGCGGGCGTGCGTCCGGGCGATATCGTCGTCTCGGTCGCGGGCAAGGAGGTAACCAACACGGCGCAACTGCTCAACGCGGTGGCCGCGCTCAAGCCGGACTCCACGGCGCCCATCGTCGTGCAGCGTGGCAAGGAGAAGCTCGAGTTGCAGGTGCGCGTGGCGGAGCGCCCGACGATGGCGCGCCGCGGACGCTGA
- the tatA gene encoding Sec-independent protein translocase subunit TatA, with translation MGSFSVWHWLIVLLIVVLVFGTKKLKNIGSDLGAAVKGFKDGVRDGSSAEAAPPSQQVTAERSADKQATIDVDAKTKS, from the coding sequence GGCACTGGTTGATCGTGTTGCTGATCGTCGTTCTGGTGTTCGGCACGAAGAAGCTCAAGAACATCGGCAGCGACCTGGGCGCGGCCGTCAAGGGCTTCAAGGACGGCGTGCGGGACGGCTCCAGCGCGGAGGCGGCGCCGCCGTCCCAGCAGGTGACCGCCGAGCGCAGCGCCGACAAGCAGGCGACGATCGACGTCGACGCCAAGACCAAGTCCTGA
- a CDS encoding DUF1631 domain-containing protein: protein MSVPDPRLHAAMQSAVQRILSTVADTASRTVDVLGMLALSAKSNADRQAYMAAQYDFQHKLSAFNMTFTSVLNEKVAQQLHPRSTRPMAATDWTALGLVGDQEVEEQVTAHRLGLAIEHECEWELRELDAYMGSLLGLGRPDPERNPIRPEIVGKALFRAIESVTTDVGVRKTLARELSHGLAKSMRQCYGAIVADLSARGVQPVGLAVRSGITGTGGVTAPASAAPRTTPPDLHRTAQTLSALFGVPPPSSFATSAGGLFGPSGGSGFAASGEGSHRSGFGAAAPGPTGSGAAGRVSDAQMAELIRRLAFLASTPGALDPAAASGWTPGMATGGVGGGVPPSGEALSSGLGGLMAVNLIRAHREELVRAASAPLDHMVIDIVASLFDQILSDPKVPPQMARQIARLQLPVLRVALKDVRFFSSRSHPVRKFVNRMASIACAFEDFDDGPGMRFLSLVRELVQQIVEGDFDQMDLYESKLRALEGFVQEQAQDEARAHAEAVELLAQKESQLRLQARYAEQVQAVLLPLGVQDFVREFLQQTWSQVQVEAAMRHGPDAEITQRMKQAARELILSVQPKHSPAERKQFILTLPQLMKTLHEGLALIRWPEDKKKAFFSELLPCHAQSLKGQPLSDSQRHQLESHLQALDRLELPKAEDTPPPDAAPVLQGEPTGFSDEEAAQVGLVQEAAVDWDGQVDIDLAHLDDGAAGGDVDINLDGLGAELRPETPTQGAQLAQYVQAGVAYQMFVDGAWKKVRLNWVSPGRTFFIFSQGHKHQKIISMTGRMLAKLCESGRFRAFEQAYLIERAVARARRQLAALTAHSKS, encoded by the coding sequence ATGAGCGTACCCGACCCGCGTCTTCACGCCGCCATGCAATCGGCGGTGCAGAGAATCCTGTCCACGGTCGCCGACACGGCGAGCCGCACCGTGGACGTGCTGGGCATGCTCGCGCTGTCGGCGAAGAGCAACGCCGACCGCCAAGCCTACATGGCGGCGCAGTACGACTTCCAGCACAAGCTGTCTGCCTTCAACATGACGTTCACCAGCGTGTTGAACGAGAAGGTGGCTCAGCAACTGCACCCGCGCAGCACCCGCCCGATGGCCGCCACCGACTGGACGGCGCTCGGCCTCGTCGGCGACCAGGAGGTCGAAGAACAGGTCACCGCGCACCGCCTGGGCCTCGCGATCGAGCACGAATGCGAATGGGAACTGCGAGAGCTCGACGCCTACATGGGCTCGCTGCTGGGGCTGGGACGACCGGACCCGGAGCGCAACCCCATCCGCCCGGAGATCGTCGGCAAGGCGCTCTTTCGTGCGATCGAGAGCGTCACGACCGATGTCGGGGTGCGCAAGACATTGGCCCGCGAGTTGTCCCACGGCCTGGCGAAGTCCATGCGGCAGTGCTATGGCGCGATCGTCGCCGACCTGAGCGCGCGCGGGGTGCAGCCCGTGGGGCTGGCCGTGCGCTCCGGCATCACGGGCACGGGCGGCGTGACCGCGCCCGCCTCGGCGGCCCCGCGCACCACCCCGCCAGACCTGCACCGGACGGCCCAGACGCTGAGCGCCCTGTTCGGCGTGCCGCCACCGTCGAGTTTCGCCACCTCGGCCGGGGGCCTGTTCGGGCCGTCCGGGGGAAGCGGCTTCGCGGCCTCGGGTGAGGGCTCCCACCGCTCGGGCTTCGGGGCCGCTGCGCCGGGCCCCACCGGCAGCGGCGCGGCAGGGCGCGTGAGCGACGCCCAGATGGCCGAGCTCATCCGCCGGCTCGCATTCCTCGCCAGCACGCCCGGCGCGCTCGACCCGGCCGCCGCGAGCGGGTGGACACCCGGCATGGCGACGGGCGGAGTGGGCGGGGGTGTCCCGCCGAGCGGCGAGGCCCTTTCGAGCGGGTTGGGGGGGCTGATGGCCGTCAACCTGATCCGCGCCCACCGCGAAGAGCTGGTGCGTGCGGCGAGCGCGCCCCTCGATCACATGGTGATCGACATCGTCGCCTCGCTGTTCGACCAGATCCTGTCCGACCCGAAGGTGCCGCCGCAGATGGCGCGCCAGATCGCGCGCCTGCAACTGCCCGTGTTGCGCGTGGCGCTCAAGGACGTGCGCTTCTTCTCGTCGCGCAGCCACCCGGTGCGCAAGTTCGTCAACCGCATGGCGTCGATCGCCTGCGCCTTCGAGGACTTCGACGACGGCCCGGGCATGCGCTTCCTGTCGCTCGTGCGCGAGCTCGTGCAGCAGATCGTCGAAGGCGACTTCGACCAGATGGATCTGTACGAGTCCAAGCTGCGGGCGCTGGAGGGCTTCGTGCAGGAGCAGGCCCAGGACGAGGCCCGCGCGCATGCCGAGGCGGTCGAGTTGCTGGCCCAGAAGGAAAGCCAGCTGCGACTGCAGGCCCGCTATGCCGAGCAGGTGCAGGCGGTGCTGCTGCCGCTCGGCGTGCAGGACTTCGTGCGCGAGTTCTTGCAGCAGACCTGGTCCCAGGTTCAGGTCGAGGCGGCGATGCGCCACGGCCCCGATGCCGAGATCACACAGCGCATGAAGCAGGCCGCGCGCGAGCTGATCCTCAGCGTGCAGCCCAAGCACTCCCCGGCCGAGCGCAAGCAGTTCATCCTGACGCTGCCGCAGCTGATGAAGACCCTCCACGAGGGCCTCGCGCTGATCCGCTGGCCGGAGGACAAGAAGAAGGCGTTCTTCTCCGAGCTGCTGCCCTGTCATGCGCAGTCGCTCAAGGGGCAGCCGCTCAGCGACTCCCAGCGCCACCAGCTGGAGAGCCACCTGCAGGCCCTGGACCGGCTGGAGCTGCCCAAGGCCGAGGACACGCCGCCGCCTGACGCGGCGCCGGTGCTCCAGGGCGAGCCCACGGGCTTTTCGGACGAGGAGGCGGCGCAGGTCGGGCTGGTGCAGGAGGCCGCCGTCGATTGGGACGGCCAGGTGGACATCGACCTGGCCCACCTGGACGATGGGGCGGCCGGCGGCGACGTCGACATCAATCTCGACGGCCTGGGCGCCGAGCTGCGACCGGAGACCCCGACGCAGGGCGCGCAGCTCGCACAGTACGTCCAGGCCGGAGTGGCCTACCAGATGTTCGTCGACGGCGCCTGGAAGAAGGTGCGTCTCAACTGGGTGAGCCCCGGGCGGACCTTCTTCATCTTCAGCCAGGGCCACAAGCACCAGAAGATCATCTCCATGACCGGGCGCATGCTGGCCAAGCTGTGCGAGAGCGGGCGCTTCCGCGCGTTCGAGCAGGCCTACCTGATCGAGCGTGCCGTCGCGCGTGCGAGGCGCCAGCTGGCCGCACTGACGGCCCATAGCAAGAGCTGA
- the mscL gene encoding large conductance mechanosensitive channel protein MscL yields the protein MGFMREFREFAVKGNVVDLAVGVIIGGAFGKIVDSLVNDLVMPVVSKLFGGLDFSNYFIPLAGQTASTLAEARKGGAVFAYGSFITVALNFVLLALVIFVMVKQINRLRRETPSAPAAPPAPPEEVVLLREIRDALKK from the coding sequence ATGGGATTCATGCGCGAGTTCAGGGAGTTCGCGGTCAAGGGCAACGTCGTGGACCTGGCCGTGGGCGTCATCATCGGCGGCGCCTTCGGCAAGATCGTGGACTCGCTGGTCAACGACCTGGTCATGCCGGTGGTGAGCAAGCTCTTCGGCGGGCTGGATTTCTCCAATTACTTCATCCCGCTGGCGGGGCAGACCGCCAGCACGCTGGCCGAGGCCAGGAAAGGCGGCGCGGTCTTCGCCTACGGCAGCTTCATCACGGTGGCGCTCAACTTCGTGCTGCTGGCCCTGGTGATCTTCGTGATGGTCAAGCAGATCAACCGGCTGCGCCGCGAGACCCCGTCCGCGCCCGCCGCTCCACCGGCGCCGCCCGAGGAAGTGGTGCTGTTGCGCGAGATCCGCGACGCCCTGAAGAAGTAA
- the pdxA gene encoding 4-hydroxythreonine-4-phosphate dehydrogenase PdxA translates to MSETLPQTPGAGDRRAAPLAVTMGDACGIGPEIIAMAHRAGELRDCVVYGDAQLLRRVCARLGHRVPVAVLESIQEWREVPPGCLPVWPAVRLPEDLPLGQVDARAGAAAHECIRQAVADALNSRVAGLVTAPIHKEALAAAGVPFPGHTEMLQAYANGEGGSPVRMMLANDQLKTVLVSIHVSLRDAIEAVTVEGVLETLRIAHRSAALWGQPCPRIAVAGLNPHAGEGGLFGDEELRIIAPAIEAARLEGIDARGPFAPDTVFMRARHAPPEHPGEFDLVIAMYHDQGLIPVKYLGVEQGVNVTLGLPFVRTSPDHGTAFDLAGTGRASPASLVAALRMARSLVAGARRAAAPAR, encoded by the coding sequence ATGAGCGAGACGCTGCCGCAAACCCCCGGGGCGGGCGACCGCCGCGCCGCGCCGCTCGCCGTGACGATGGGCGATGCCTGCGGCATCGGGCCGGAGATCATCGCGATGGCGCACCGGGCCGGCGAGCTTCGCGACTGCGTGGTCTACGGCGATGCGCAACTGCTGCGTCGGGTCTGCGCGCGGCTCGGCCACCGGGTGCCTGTGGCGGTGCTGGAGTCGATCCAGGAGTGGCGCGAGGTGCCGCCCGGGTGTCTGCCCGTCTGGCCTGCCGTCCGGCTGCCGGAGGACCTGCCACTGGGACAGGTCGACGCGCGTGCCGGTGCGGCGGCCCACGAGTGCATCCGGCAGGCGGTGGCCGACGCGCTCAACAGCCGTGTGGCCGGCCTCGTTACCGCCCCGATCCACAAGGAAGCCCTCGCCGCGGCCGGTGTTCCCTTTCCCGGCCACACCGAGATGCTGCAGGCGTATGCCAACGGCGAGGGCGGTTCTCCGGTGCGCATGATGCTCGCCAACGACCAGCTCAAGACGGTGCTGGTCAGCATCCACGTCTCGCTGCGTGACGCGATCGAGGCCGTCACCGTCGAAGGCGTGCTCGAGACGCTGCGCATCGCCCATCGCAGTGCCGCCCTGTGGGGGCAGCCGTGCCCGCGCATCGCGGTCGCGGGGCTCAACCCGCACGCGGGCGAGGGCGGGCTCTTCGGCGACGAGGAGCTGCGCATCATCGCCCCCGCGATCGAGGCCGCTCGACTCGAGGGCATCGACGCGCGCGGCCCTTTTGCGCCGGACACCGTCTTCATGCGGGCCCGCCACGCGCCGCCCGAGCATCCCGGCGAGTTCGACCTGGTGATCGCGATGTACCACGACCAAGGGCTGATCCCGGTGAAGTACCTCGGCGTCGAACAAGGCGTCAACGTGACGCTGGGCCTGCCCTTCGTGCGCACGAGCCCCGACCACGGCACCGCGTTCGACCTGGCGGGCACGGGGCGCGCCAGCCCGGCTAGCCTCGTCGCTGCGCTGCGCATGGCGCGCTCGCTCGTGGCCGGGGCCCGGCGCGCCGCCGCGCCGGCTCGCTGA
- the tatB gene encoding Sec-independent protein translocase protein TatB, producing the protein MIDFGFDKLALIGTVALIVIGPEKLPRVARTVGHLLGRAQRYVAEVKAEVNRSIELEELKKMKTHVEDAARNFEQTVSQEVGQVSQDFEKSWSELQGVSTPAEAAGGSWHTPVAEYKPVKKNWRAKRAAVPQWYKQRHGVRTRVQSGAARVARFRPPRASSKAGS; encoded by the coding sequence ATGATCGATTTCGGCTTCGACAAGCTCGCCCTCATCGGTACCGTCGCGCTCATCGTGATCGGCCCCGAGAAACTGCCGCGCGTCGCCCGCACGGTGGGGCATCTGCTCGGCCGCGCCCAACGCTACGTCGCCGAAGTCAAGGCCGAGGTCAACCGCTCCATCGAGCTCGAAGAGCTCAAGAAGATGAAGACCCACGTCGAAGACGCGGCGCGCAACTTCGAGCAGACCGTGTCGCAGGAGGTGGGTCAGGTCTCGCAGGACTTCGAGAAGTCCTGGTCCGAACTGCAAGGCGTCTCGACCCCCGCTGAGGCGGCCGGCGGCAGCTGGCACACGCCGGTGGCCGAGTACAAGCCCGTCAAGAAGAACTGGCGCGCCAAACGGGCCGCCGTTCCCCAGTGGTACAAGCAGCGCCATGGCGTGCGCACGCGCGTGCAGTCCGGTGCCGCCCGGGTGGCGCGCTTTCGCCCGCCACGCGCGTCCTCGAAAGCCGGCTCGTGA
- the tatC gene encoding twin-arginine translocase subunit TatC yields MSAPSPNDRPDELDGTEQPFVSHLIELRDRLVRALIAVGIAFAALFVWPGPSGLYDLLAAPLVAHLPQGTTLIATSVISPFLVPLKITLMAAFLLALPVVLYQAWAFVAPGLYTHEKKLVLPLVISSTILFLVGVAFCYFFVFGQVFKFIQSFAPKSITAAPDIEAYLSFVLTMFIAFGLAFEVPIVIVVLARMGVVPLEKLRAFRSYFIVLAFIIAAIVTPPDVISQLALAIPMCLLYEVGLWAAALFIKHTRAPEAEEDAAR; encoded by the coding sequence GTGAGCGCTCCTTCCCCCAACGACCGTCCGGACGAACTGGACGGCACCGAGCAACCGTTCGTCTCGCACCTCATCGAGCTGCGCGACCGGCTGGTCCGAGCTCTGATCGCGGTGGGCATCGCCTTCGCCGCGCTGTTCGTCTGGCCCGGTCCGTCCGGCTTGTACGACCTGCTCGCGGCGCCGCTGGTGGCCCATCTGCCGCAGGGCACCACGCTGATCGCCACCAGCGTGATCTCGCCGTTCCTCGTGCCGCTCAAGATCACGTTGATGGCGGCCTTCCTGCTTGCATTGCCGGTGGTGCTGTACCAGGCCTGGGCGTTCGTCGCGCCGGGGCTCTACACGCACGAGAAGAAGCTGGTCCTGCCGCTCGTCATCTCCAGCACCATCCTGTTCCTGGTGGGTGTGGCGTTCTGCTACTTCTTCGTCTTCGGGCAGGTCTTCAAGTTCATCCAGAGCTTCGCGCCCAAGAGCATCACGGCCGCGCCGGACATCGAGGCCTACCTCAGCTTCGTGCTGACGATGTTCATCGCCTTCGGGCTCGCCTTCGAGGTGCCCATCGTCATCGTCGTGCTCGCGCGCATGGGAGTGGTGCCGCTCGAGAAGCTGCGCGCCTTCCGCAGCTACTTCATCGTGCTGGCGTTCATCATCGCCGCCATCGTCACGCCCCCTGACGTGATCTCGCAGCTGGCGCTGGCCATTCCGATGTGCCTGCTGTACGAGGTGGGCCTGTGGGCGGCGGCGCTTTTCATCAAGCACACCCGCGCGCCGGAGGCCGAGGAAGACGCGGCGCGCTGA
- a CDS encoding Nif3-like dinuclear metal center hexameric protein: protein MVHRDELEAYLNGLLEADRFRDYGPNGLQVEGRPEVRKLVSGVTASRALIDAAAEAGADAILVHHGLFWRGQDGRVVGWMKQRLQRLLAANMNLYAFHLPLDAHPQWGNNAQFGRVLGLEIERRFGEQELGALGTLREPAGLGAFAQAVGAALGRAPLVVEGDGRPVRRVAWCTGGAQGYFEAAIAAGADVFLTGEISEPQTHYARETGVAFLACGHHATERYGAPALAAHVAERFGLVHEFIDIDNPA, encoded by the coding sequence ATGGTCCACCGGGATGAACTGGAGGCGTACCTGAACGGGCTGCTGGAGGCGGACCGTTTCAGGGATTATGGGCCGAACGGCCTGCAAGTGGAGGGCCGGCCCGAGGTGCGCAAGCTGGTCAGCGGGGTGACCGCCAGCCGCGCGCTCATCGACGCGGCGGCCGAGGCCGGGGCCGATGCGATCCTGGTGCATCACGGCCTCTTCTGGCGCGGTCAGGACGGCCGCGTCGTGGGCTGGATGAAGCAGCGCCTGCAGCGGCTGCTGGCCGCCAACATGAACCTCTACGCCTTCCATCTGCCGCTGGACGCACACCCGCAGTGGGGCAACAACGCCCAGTTCGGCCGCGTGCTCGGCCTCGAGATCGAGCGTCGGTTCGGCGAGCAGGAGCTGGGAGCCTTGGGCACGCTGCGCGAGCCCGCGGGCCTGGGTGCCTTCGCGCAGGCCGTGGGCGCCGCGCTCGGGCGCGCGCCGCTGGTGGTGGAGGGCGACGGCCGCCCGGTGCGTCGCGTCGCGTGGTGTACCGGCGGGGCGCAGGGCTACTTCGAGGCGGCGATTGCCGCGGGTGCCGACGTCTTTCTCACCGGCGAGATTTCAGAGCCGCAGACCCACTACGCGCGGGAAACGGGCGTCGCGTTCCTGGCGTGCGGGCATCACGCCACCGAGCGCTACGGCGCCCCGGCCCTCGCGGCCCACGTCGCCGAGCGCTTCGGGCTCGTGCACGAGTTCATCGACATCGACAATCCGGCATGA